The following is a genomic window from Bordetella sp. H567.
TTTCGTCGCCGATCGCTACCACCGTACCCATACGGCGCTGAATGTCTCCATCCTGTGCACGCTGGCGACTCACGCGGCCGTGGCCATCAACAATGCCAAGGCCTTCGCGGATGCGCGGTCCGCCCTCGAAAAGGCCGGCCTGGCGCGCGCGGAACTGGAGCAGCGCGCGCGAGACGTCCAGGATGCCGTCGAGGCGCATGAACGCCTGACCTCGCTGCTCGCCCGGGGCGCGACGCTGGGAGAACTGTGCCAGGCCGTCGCGCAGCTATTGCAGGGCGGCATCCTGGTGCTGGACGAAGCGCACCATGTCATCGCGCGCGCCGCGGCGCCCGGCTACACGGGCGGGGCGGCCGACGCCTACGGCCCCTACGGCCCCTACGGCGCGGCGCTGGCCCGATCGCTGAAAGACAGCCGGCGGGCCGGCCGCTCCACCATCGCCTATGAAAGCGATGGCGAGATCTGCCGCGCGATCGCCGTGATCGGAGGCGACGATGTCCTTGGCGCCGTCCTGCTGTTCCGGCACGAGGACATGCGCGACATCTCCATCCGGACCTTCGAAAGAAGCTCCAGCGTCATCGGCATCGTGCTTTTGTCGCAGGAGCGCATGGAGGCCAGCAAACGCCGCGACGTATCGGAGTTCCTGCGATCGCTCATTTCGCCCAGGCAGGGCGAACCTGCGCTGACGCGCGATGACGCCGACCGTCTCGGCCTGGACCTGTCGCGGCCGCTGACGGTCATGCTGGTGGAGTCGGACCGGCCCAAGCCCCTGTCCCTGGCGCGGCGCGCGCGCGGCACCCTGGCGCTGCCTGGGCTGGTCCTGGATGAAGTCGACGGCGTGCTGGCCCTGGTGTGCGCGGCAGAACAGGCAACGGCAGTGCGTCAGGCCGTCGGCGAGTTTGCCCGCCGCGAACTGGGCGATGCGTACCGGGGCGTGTTGTCGCGGCCCGTGCGCGGCACGGCCGAAATACCGGCCCTGTATGCCTCGTTGCGGCGCGCGCTGTCCATCGTCGCGCGGCTGGGCATGGGCGGGCGTATCGTCGAGCAACACGAAATCGCCCTGTATTCCGTCTTGTTCGAAACGCAGGATCGCGCGAGCCTGAACGCCTTCCTGGCTTCGACCGTCGGTCCGCTCATCGAACAGGACCGCCAGCGCGGGACCGAACTGGCGGCGACCCTGCTTGCGTATTTAGACCAGCAGCAGAACGCCACCACGATCGCTTCCATGCTGGGCATCCACGTCAATACCGTCCGGCAGCGGCTGGCCAGCGCGGAGGCGCTGATCGGCACCTGGCGCGACGGCAGCCGTGCGCTGGAAATTCACGTCGCCCTGCGCCTGTGGCATATTGGCGTCGGCGCCGATCAGCGGCCGGACGGTCTCAGTTTCCCTTCAGGCCCAGCCGCTTGATCGTCGTGGACCAGCGCTCGTATTCGCTGGCGATATACGCCTGGCATTGTGCCGGGTCCTTGTCCATCGGCTCCGCGCCCTGGAATCGCAGGCTCTTCATGACCTCCGGATCCTTCAGCGCGGATTGCAGCGCGGCGTCCAGCTTCTTCAGGATGGGCTCCGGCGTGCCCCGCGGCGCGGCCAGTATCTGCCAGGTGCCCGCATCGAAGCCCTGCAGCGCCTTGACGCTTTCGCTCAGCGTGGGCACTTGCGGCAGGGCCTGCGAACGCTTGCCGGAGGTGACGGCAAGTGGCTTGACCTGCCCGTTCTGGATGAAGGGCAGGGCGCTGTTGAACGAGCCGGAATACATGAAGCTGGTATTGCCGGCGACCAGGTCGGTCAGCGCCGGGCCATTGCCCTTGTACGGGACATGTTGGAAGTTCAGGCCCAGCCGGTTGGCGATATCCATGCCGACCAGATGATCGATGGACCCGTTGCCCGACGAGCCCATGAAGTACTTGCCGGGATTGGCCTTGACCGCGGCGTAGAGATCCTCGGCGGTGGCGACGTTCATCTTGGCCGGGGTGAGCAGGATCAACGGCACGTTGACCGAGCAACTGGCGGCGACGAAGGCCTTGCGCGGATCCAGGTCGGCGCGGTCGAACAGCGGGGGCGCGGTCGTGACGGACGACGTGCCGTACATCAGCGTATAGCCGTCCGGCCTGGCCCGCATCAGTTCCTGCGTGCCGATGTTGCCGCCGGCGCCTGCCTTGTTCTCGATGATGATCGGGGTATTGAGTTCCTGGGACACCTTCTTGAACAGGACGCGCCCGATGGCGTCCGTCGGACCGCCGGGCGCGAAGCCGATGATCAGCGTGATGGGCTTGCTGGGATAGTCGTCGGCGGCCTGTGCGGCGCCGGCCGCGAGCGGCAGCGCCAGGGCGGCGCACAGCGCCGCGATGCCTGATCGATGGTCCATTCTTCTTGTCTCCTCGAACCTTGCTAATTGAAGTGGAAGTGTGAGCAACAGGTATTTTCGCGTCTTGTCCCGCCGGTCAGGCGGCCAGCCATTCCGGCGCATGCGCGCCATTGGGCGCGGGCGGCAGCGTCCAGCCCGCCGGCGTGCGCGAAAACCGCGCCACCGGTGGCAGCTGTTCCAGCGGGCCGTAGGCCGACTGGCGCGTTTCCAGCACCGGCGTCAGCGCTTCGGCGAAGTGGCGGCGCGGCTTGGCGGCGTCGAAGGCGGGATCCAGGCCCAGTTCCTGCACCCACATCGACGTCCGCGCCAGCGATACCTTGACGTGATAGCTGCCGCCTTCGCGCGCGCGGCGGATCAGCGCCATCATGACGCCGGCCGCGCCCAGATAGCCGGTCAGATAGTCGTTCAGCAGATACGTCGGCACGATGCGCGGACGGCCGCCGCCGCCCTCGGCGACCGACACGCCGCTGATCGCCTGGCCCAGTTGCTCGAAGCCGCCGCGATTCCCCCAGGGGCCCGTGTCGCCGAAGCAGCTGACGCTGACGTAGATGACACCGGGACGGATGTGCGCGGCTTCTTCCGCGCCCAGGCCACGTCGCGCCATGCTGCCCGGCCGCCAGGACTGCACCACCACATCGGCGCCGGCGATCAGCCCGCGAGTCCGCTGCAGGTCCACGGCCCGGTCCAGGTCCAGGAAGGCCGAGCGCTTACCGATATTGGTGTCCACGGTCTGGCGAAACGGATCCTGCATCATGGGCGAGGTCACGCGCAGCACATCGGCGCCGTGTTCCGCCAGCGAACGGGCGACGACCGGCCCGGCGATCACATGGCCCAGGTCCAGCACCCGCAGGCCCTGCAGCGCGCGCGTATCGGTGGGCAATGCGGTGGCGCCGGCAGGTTCGGGCTCGCTGTCGGCAATCTTCTCCACCTGGATCACCGGCAGGTTCGCCAGCATCGCGCCTTGCGGATGCGCCAGCCATTCCTGTCGCGACCGGGCGTGGATGCCGGGCAGCTTGCGCTGCGCGAAGGCCTCTTCCAGTTCCGCCGCCTCACGCCGGCCGATCGCCGCGCCCAGGGCTTCGGCGGTATTCGCGCATTGCAGCAGGTCCAGCACGCCATCGCGCAGGTGCGGATACGACCCGATGGGGAAGAACCAGCGGCCATCGACCGTCCGGTAGAAATCCGCCTTCAGTTCGGTCAGCAGCGACAGGGCCGGCAGCGAATAGCCGCTCTGCGTCTGGAAATGGCCGGGATTCAGCGAGCAGGCCGCCTGCATCCAGTCGATGCCGATGGTCTGGTGCTGCCCGCGCGCCATGCGCCACCATTGCTCTACGCCCAATGCGTAGACGCCGATCGCGCTGGCCGCGGCCAGCGTCAGCTTGTGCGGCGTATCGAAGGCCGGCGCCGCGCCGTGAAAGCGCAGGCGGGTGGCGGGGTCGGCGTCCAGCGTTTGGTGCGGCGCGGACAAGGCGGAAATGGCGCGGCAGGCCTCTTCGGCCAGCGGGGATAAAGTGGGCATCTCGGCTCTCGCAGGGAAGGGACGGAAAGTCTAGGGCGCGGCATTCCTTGCGTCCAATATATGATTGCGGGGTCTGTAAGACAGGAAATGTCTTGACTCCACCCCATGCTGAACGCCCGACTCCTGCGCCAATTCATCGCCGTCGCCGAAGAACTGCACTACGGCCGCGCCGCGCAGCGCGTGGGCATTGCCCAGTCCCCGCTCAGCCAGGCCATCCAGCGCCTGGAGGTCTACGTCGGTACGCCCCTGTTCCTGCGCAACAAGCGTTCGGTCGCGCTCACGCCGGCCGGCCGCGTTTTCCTGGAAGAAGCCCATCAATGGCTGCAATACGAGCGCATCGCGGTGGAGCGCGCGCAGCACGCGGCCGGCGGCGAGATCGGGCAGCTGTCCATCGGCTTCATCGGCAGCGCCGGCTACGGCTTCATGCCGGAATTGATCGGCCGCTTCCGCAGCCTGTATCCCCAGGTGCGCCTGCGCGTCGTCGAAATGACCACGCGCGACCAGCTTGACCAGTTGAAGGGCCGTTCGCTGGACGTTGGCTTGCTGCGTACGCCCCTGCCGCAGGAAGGGGCGATGATCCATACACGGCTGCATCAATACGACCGCCTGATGGCCGCCGTGCCCCTGCACCACCCCTTGGCCGGCCGCAAGCGGATCGCCTTGCGCGAACTGGCGCAGGATTCCTTCGTCGCGTTCTCGCGCGACAAGGTACCGGCCGCGCATGCGCAGCTGATCTCGGCCTGCGCGACCGCCGGCTTCCATCCACGCATCGAACAGGAATGCGCCCAGGTGGCGAGCGTGGTGTGCCTGGTGGCCGCGGGCCTGTCGGTGGCGCTCATCCCCAGCAATCTCGCGTCCCTGATCCATCCCAAGGTGCGCTACATCCCGCTGTCGGACAAGACGGAATCCCTGCGCCAGGAAATCTCGCTGGCCTGGCGCCGCGATGACGACAACCCCGCCCTGGCGTGCTTCCTGGATGCGGCACGGCCCCTGTCGATGGCGCGGGGATAGAGCGTCGCGCCGGCTGGCGCCTTCCAAGAAGCTCCCGGTGGGAATACGGGTTTTCCGCTGTCAGAAAAGCGGAACGCGCGTCCTCATAACTCCACGTACCGGGGTCAGGGCGGCTCGCCCCGGTTTTCATGGAGGAGGCCTTATGGTGCAAGTAGGAGGACCGACAGATTCTTCCGTCATCGTTGGCGGGGCGGGCGTCCCGTCCCGTCCGCCGGAGCAGGAACTGGATTCCCTGGGAGGAGGATTGCTCCTGGCAACGCTCTTTTTCTCTGCAACGCCGTATCGGGAGCGAATCGTCGATATCCTCCGCGTCATCCAGGGGACGCAGAGAGGTCGTGAATTGCTGCACGACTTCCGTACGCTTGCCGCGCAGGGCAAATACCCGTCGCTGGACCTCGCGGACCCTGGCGAAATCCCAGGGCGAGAGGCCGACAACCCGCAGGGCCTTTTCCTGAGCCAGGACGCGCTTACCGCGGGCGCTTCGGAAATCGGCCTGTCGCCCGAAGAAGAACATGCGCCGGCCGTCGTGCTGCGCTTGACGCAGATCCGGAATTTCCTCGCGCTGCATGGCCAGAATGGGCAGTCCAACACGTCGGGGATGGATGTCCTGGACGTGCCGATGGACCCGGAGGCCACGGCGGCGGTTTTCCGCCAGGAACTGGAGGCCGCCGCGGCGAGCAGGTCGAAGGCCGCGGCCATCGACCCGACCGTGCCGGGCCGTTCGGAGCAGCACGCCGTGCTCCGCAGGCAATCGACGGGCGGCGCCAATCCCTACGCGGCTGTCACCGAACCGCCGCCTGGGTCCACGGGCATTTCGTCCCTCGAAACCAATGGCTCGCCGCAGGAAGAACACCGCATTGGTCCCGGCGGCGCGCGCCGTGTGTTTCGCTGGGCCGAACGGAAGGTCCAGGCCTTCCGGGATTTCGTGCTTCGCCGGCGCGAACCGGATGGTATCGAGCAACCCGTGGAGCAAACCGATCGGCCCATCATCAAGGGCGCCACGGATCCAAAGACGAGCCGTCACAAGCGTACGCACTCCATCAGGAATTTTCGCGAGATAAACAGCGCGAAGACGGATACGAATACGGCCCGTCCGCGCTCCGACACCACTCACCCCACGCGCTAAGGAGAGATCATGACCGTCCAAACAGTCAATGCCACGCCTGCCAATTTTGTGCCCACGCAGGAAACCGCGCCTCCCGACCGCCCACCCAAGCCGGAACTGGACGATCTAGACGGTCATCTGGAGGCCTATCTCGCGCAAACCGTCAAGCCGCACCGTGAACGGCTTGCCGATATCATGAGCGTGATAGACGGCACCGACATCGGAAAGGCGTTGCTGGATCACTTTCGCGATCGGGCCAAGCAGAACAACGCACTGGTGGTGAACCTGCTGCCGGCGGGGACGCCGCTACCAGAGGGCGCGGCCGCGCTAGGCCTGTGGGTGAACGAGGCAGAACTGACGGCGGGGGCGCAGCAGATCGGCGTTTCGCCCGAAGTGCAATATGCGCCTTCGGTTTTCCAGGGCCTGGTGTTGGCGCGCAATGCCTCGCTGGGCCAGCTCCCTATCGGAAACGCCGGGCCGGACGATAACGGGCATGCCGCCAATGCTGCCAAGGATCTCGCGAATCTGCTGGCCCGCTTCCAGCAGGAATCGGCGGATCGCCACGACGGCGTCGTCTGGCGCCCGGCGTCCGGGGACCCCGCTCATGCCCAGGAACAGGCCCGCCTGGCCGCCGAGGCCATCACGCAGAAGGCGCAGGCGTTGCGCCTGGTCCCCACCGACCCGAAGCCCGGCGCGAATGCGGGCAGTCCGAATGGGAACGACATCGCTGCCGCGGCCCAGCCGCCCATCCCCGATATAACGGTGTCATCGCCGTCCTCCGGTAAGCCCGGGTTCGACGCAGCTGCGGTGGTCCCTCAACAGGGCCGTCAGCGTATCGGCTCGGCGCCGGCTGCGTTGACAGGGCTGGATGGCGCGTCGGATTCGCGCAGGGCCTCCACCGGCTCCGTACACAATTCTCCTGGCCCTGTTCCTGTCGAGGTTACGAACAACGGCGCGCCAGGCCCGAGTGGCTTGCCCATGGTTGCCGCGCAGCCATCGGACAAGGGATCGAACGTTGATTCAACCGACTCCGGCATCACTCCGGCTTCCAAGGTGAAGAAGCGCTGGCCGGGGCGCGTCACGCAGTGGGTGGACAAGCGTTTCCAGGGACTTGTCGACATAGCGTCGAGATTGCGACAGCGTCGTGGACACGAAATCGTCTCGCAGCAGTCTGGGTCTCGATCGAATTCCGTCAGTTCGACCGGCAGCTCGACGGCGAAATCGGAAGAGAACAAGCCGGTGTAAGCCCGCCGAAGCGCTTCATCGCCGAAGCGCTTCATATACGCCAGGAGGCACCGCGCGCCTAAGCGGGCGCGTGCCGACCGCCGCTATGCCGGCCGGTCGGCGCGCGCCGCGCGGCGGCGCCCTCCAAAGGTATTGATCACCAGTCCGGCCATCACCAGCAGGGCGCCTCCGATCTGCGGCGGTGTAGGGATTTCTCCCAGCAGGCCCGCCGCCGCCGCCAATCCGATGACCGGGATCAACAGCGAAAACGGCGCCACCTGCGCGGCAGGATGGCGCGACATCAGCCACGCCCATAGCCCATAGCCGACCAGCGTGGCGATGAAGGAAAGGTAAATCACCGCGAACACCGACGAGCCATGCACCGACACCAGCGCGGCGTGGATGCGGTCCGGTCCCTCCAGCCACCAGGACAACAGGAAGAAAGGTATCGGCGGTATCAAGCTTCCCCAGACCACCAGCCCCAGCATGTCGGCCTTGCCGGCCTTCTTGGTGGCGATATTTCCCAGGCCCCACATCAGCGCCGCGCACAATGTCAGGGTGAAGCCCATCAGCGTCATGCCGGCACCGCCTTGCTCGCCGATCAAGGCCAGCCCGCAGGCCGCGACGATCAATCCCGCGGCATTGTGCGCGCGGAAGCGTTCGTGCAACAGCAGCGCGCTCAAGGCCACCGTGAAGAAGGCCTGGGCCTGCAGTACCACCGAGGCCAGGCCGGCCGGCATGCCCACCGCCATGGCGGTAAACAGGAAGGCGAATTGCCCCAACGATATCGTCGCGCCGTAGGCCGCCAGCCAGCGCAGGGGGATGGCGGGGCGCTTGACGAAGAAAATCGCCGGAACGGCGGCCAGCAGGAAACGCAGGCCACCCAGCAGCATGGGCGGAATACCGTTCAGGCCGACCTTGATGACGACAAAGTTCATTCCCCAGGCAAGAATGACGACGAAGGCCAAGGCCAGATCGCGGGGCGGCATTGCGGCTCCATGATGTAACAGAGCCTTGATTGTCCTATATTTGCGCAAGCCGGCACCCGCCGGCGCACAGGGGGGCTCATGCGCGATACCGAATCGTTCGAATACCGCGACCATCGGATCACGATAGACATCCAGCGGGTGCCGGCCGAATCCGATACCGGCGTCTATATGACAACCATCACGATCGCCGCGCCCGGCCCGGACGGCAAGCTCGGTGCGCCCGCCTATCTGTGCAGACGGGCGCAGTACATATTCCTCGATGAAGCCGCCGCCTACGCCGCCGCGGCCGCGCGAGCCAGGGCCTATGTCGACGCGGCCGGGGCCGCGCCCTAGGCCTTGTCAACTGTTGAGGGTCATGGCAGGAGCATGGCGACGGCATAGCGTTTGCGTAAAAGACGCGCGCCTCATGGCGAGGCCAAGGAGATCACCATGAATTCCATTCCGCCCATCGGTCCCGTGCGACCGGTCGATCGCCTCGGGGCAGCCCATCGTGTCCATGCCGTCGAGCGCATCAACGCTGTCGATCCGCTCCGGCCCATCGATCCGGGCCTGCCGGAAAATCCCGACATCCCGCCCAAGGACCCCGTGCCCGGTCCCGGCAAACCGCCCGTGGGGGCGCCGGTGCCGCCGCAGCCGGCCAAGCCGGACAAGGGAAAGGGAGAGGGCGTCCCCATGCCGGGCCCCAGCGCGCCTGACGGTGGCTGGGTGGCCTGACGCAGCCACACCGTCCGCGTACGATCCCGACCGCGGTCGTCCGCCCCGGATCAAGCAGCCTCATTTGCCCAGCAATTCGCCGATGGCGCCTCCCAGGCCCTTGACCGCGGAGCCGACGCCCTCGGCCACGCCTTCGACACTGACGCCCACGGCCTTGGCGAATCCGCCCACGATGCGAGTGGAAAGGTCGTCCGTCAGCGAAAACTTGGGGTCCTTCAAGCTGCCCTGCAGGGTGAACTCGAAACTGACCTCGCCCTTGCGGTCCTCGAGCGCGGCAATGATGGCCCTGCGCGGCAGCGTGCTCAAGCTGCTGCTGTTGTTGAATTCCAGGTCGCGCAGCTTGGCCTTGCCCTGCGCGGACAAGCGCTGATCGCGAACGTGCGTCGTCATGTCCAGGTCCAGCTGCCCCGCCGCCAGGAGGGATGGCGCGTGTCTCTGCAGATACGGCGCCAGCAGGCCTACGTCGGCACCGGATGTCGTGGTGCGCATATCGGTGTCGTGGCTGGGCAGGGCGAGCCAGCCGTCGACGGTGACGGTGCCGCGTCGCTGCTTGCCGACCATCTGGCCCTTCATCTTTATCTGTGTGTGTTCGTCGTTGGCAGGGGCATGCAGGGGCCCGATTTCGGCGTGGACGTTCTCGAAAGGGACCCGGTACGGCGTTTTGGCGATGCGGCCGTCGAAGAAATCCAGGCGTCCCTTGTCCAGCACCAGCAGGCCGACGGCGGTTTCGCGCTTGGGATGGCCTTGCTCCTCGGTCGCTTCGCCACGGGCCTCGGCGCGTTCGCGGGCACGCTGGCGCAGCGTCGGCAGGATCTGCAGGCTGCCGTCCGCGGAACGCAGGATGGACAGGTAGTAGTCGCTGACCTCCACCCGGCGAATGTCGATGCGATCCGAAAGCAGGGCCCGCCAGTCCGGCTCCAGCGTGACGCGGGCCGCACGCAGCGTCTGGCGCGAGGGCCAGTCGGGTGGGGCGCCGATTTCCACATCCTGCAGCACGATGCGCGTCCAACCCACGTCGATGTGGGCGGCGTGGCCCTTGTCACCCATGATGTCCTGGATGCGGCTGATCACGAGACGCGACGCGATATGCAGGGCGCCGACCGCGATGAGGACGATGAGCAGGACGGCGAGGAGGATGATTTTGGCCGGTTTGGTCATGGGGATCTGTTCTGTGCTTGCGCGGCTGCGGCGTATTCGGCGGCGCCGGTGCGACCTGGACTTTATAGAGCGATGTTGGCCTTATAGCGGAAAGACGGCAAGCCTATCCTGATGGCGGAGTCGGCATGCGCGCCATGCTGCACGGATGACCATGGAACGGGGTGTCGGCGTAGGGCCGTGCTAGCATGCGCCGCTTGGCCGACAATGGCGGCAGTGGCGCGTATCGCCGCATTGATTCGCATGCCTGCAATGCCCGCGATGGCTTCCATGCCGACATCGCCAACGCGCCTTCCCGCGCATCGTCCTTGCGTTCGGGAGACAGCCATTGAACATCGAGGAGCGTCCATGGACACCGACGAAAAACTCGCGCTGATCGCGCAAACCATTGCCCACCAGGGCGGCCAGATCAGCGCACTCACGGCATCGCTGCTGTGCGTGCTGCATATCGCGCGTGGCTCGCCTGGCCTGCGCGAGGCCGTCGAAGCTCGCTTGGAACAGAATTACGCCGGCCTGCTTGCCCGCTCGGAAAGCCAGCAATACGTGGCCGGCTTCGAATCGATGCGTGATTCGGTGATCGCGGCGCTCAAGGACTGACTCCCGGCCGCCAGCGCCCTGTGCCGCATCCGCGCAGCCCCGCTTCAGTGCTTTTCCTCCGCCTGCCGCGCGCCTTCGCCGGGCAGCATCGCGTCCACGATCGCGTCGCCGAAGCCCTCGCGCAACCCCAAGGCATTGCGGCCCTGCGGTGTCACGGCCAAGCCACCTTCCCGCTGCGCGACCAGCCCCTGCTCCATCAATTCCCTGGCCCGCAGCTCATCAATGGTGTGCTCGCCAGCGTGAATTTGTTTAAGCAGTTGTAGTTGTTCCTGGGTCAACATGGCCGCCTCCCTATGCGCGGCGAGGGGGCCCGCCGGCGCGTTGCAAAAAACCGACTTTGCGCAAGCGGCATTCCCGCGCGCTGGGCAAAAGCGGCATGCGAATGCGGTCCACGAGGCGGCATGCGCGCAGGGCCGCCGGGAAAACCCGGGTTAACTTTTTGTCATATTGTGGTTACAAAACATTCCGCGACATGTCATGCAACGGGGGTATGCTCGTTCGGCAACTTCGTATAGGGGAGAACGCGTGCATCGAAATAACGACGTCTATAAGGGCTATCGCCTGACCGCCAAGGTGGCGCGCGATCTACCGCCGCCGGTGGATGGCGGCGCGCCCGTGTTCCGCGCGGTGGTGTGCGTGGCGCCTGCCTCGCTACAACCGACGGACGGGGACGAATATCCTATTCCACGCTTTATGGACGGCGGATTCGTTTACAGCCCCGCCGAGGCCGTCCATGCGGCCGTGGCCTATGGGCGTGAAATCGTGGACGGCCTGGCGGGAGCGCGTCTGGCTGCGTCATGACGGCTTTTTCCCAGTCCACACTGGGACAGCTGCGCGCCCTGGTCGGGCCACGGCCTTTATTGTGTCCATGCGTGCGTATCGTGCTGGAACAGCCGGACGGCGCCATCCTGCTGCATGCGCGCGCCGACTTTGCCGGTATGTGGGGATTGCCGGGCGGGCACATCGAAATCGGCGAATCCGCCGAACAAGCGGCGCGGCGTGAAATCCAAGAGGAAACCGGCCTGGTCCCAGGCGCCCTGCATCCTTTCGGACATGCGTCCGACCCGAAGGTGGAGATCGTGACGCTGCCCAATGGCGACGTCTGCCACTATCAAGCCGTGCTGTTTCACTGCCGGCAATTCCAAGGCAAGATGCGCGCCGATCCGCTCGAAACGCCGGAGTTGCGATGGATCGGCCTGGACGCCGACCCGCTTCCGCCCATGATGCCGCACGTGCGCGCCACCGTGGAAGCATTCCGCCGCTATCGTGCCGGCGCGGGCTTCCAGCTGCTTTGACGCGAGGCAGGGAA
Proteins encoded in this region:
- a CDS encoding NUDIX domain-containing protein, whose product is MTAFSQSTLGQLRALVGPRPLLCPCVRIVLEQPDGAILLHARADFAGMWGLPGGHIEIGESAEQAARREIQEETGLVPGALHPFGHASDPKVEIVTLPNGDVCHYQAVLFHCRQFQGKMRADPLETPELRWIGLDADPLPPMMPHVRATVEAFRRYRAGAGFQLL
- a CDS encoding Bug family tripartite tricarboxylate transporter substrate binding protein — translated: MDHRSGIAALCAALALPLAAGAAQAADDYPSKPITLIIGFAPGGPTDAIGRVLFKKVSQELNTPIIIENKAGAGGNIGTQELMRARPDGYTLMYGTSSVTTAPPLFDRADLDPRKAFVAASCSVNVPLILLTPAKMNVATAEDLYAAVKANPGKYFMGSSGNGSIDHLVGMDIANRLGLNFQHVPYKGNGPALTDLVAGNTSFMYSGSFNSALPFIQNGQVKPLAVTSGKRSQALPQVPTLSESVKALQGFDAGTWQILAAPRGTPEPILKKLDAALQSALKDPEVMKSLRFQGAEPMDKDPAQCQAYIASEYERWSTTIKRLGLKGN
- a CDS encoding DUF748 domain-containing protein; the encoded protein is MTKPAKIILLAVLLIVLIAVGALHIASRLVISRIQDIMGDKGHAAHIDVGWTRIVLQDVEIGAPPDWPSRQTLRAARVTLEPDWRALLSDRIDIRRVEVSDYYLSILRSADGSLQILPTLRQRARERAEARGEATEEQGHPKRETAVGLLVLDKGRLDFFDGRIAKTPYRVPFENVHAEIGPLHAPANDEHTQIKMKGQMVGKQRRGTVTVDGWLALPSHDTDMRTTTSGADVGLLAPYLQRHAPSLLAAGQLDLDMTTHVRDQRLSAQGKAKLRDLEFNNSSSLSTLPRRAIIAALEDRKGEVSFEFTLQGSLKDPKFSLTDDLSTRIVGGFAKAVGVSVEGVAEGVGSAVKGLGGAIGELLGK
- a CDS encoding helix-turn-helix domain-containing protein, translated to MERKRHIGIRPDSAAGPDMGAIAADLVGLLHANAPADDFAARLAALEALPDAFPRKSGLIELARMAMGLRHRLEQHEQRERGMLAVIESAQDLASRLDLSELLKAIVIRARDLLRAHLCWLTIYDADIGEFKVVVADGAIAQRTGRMTAQRALGVAGVVMSTRLPFATPDYLHDNRFIHDPELDDIFRDEGVAALVGAPLIWEDSVIGLLFVADRYHRTHTALNVSILCTLATHAAVAINNAKAFADARSALEKAGLARAELEQRARDVQDAVEAHERLTSLLARGATLGELCQAVAQLLQGGILVLDEAHHVIARAAAPGYTGGAADAYGPYGPYGAALARSLKDSRRAGRSTIAYESDGEICRAIAVIGGDDVLGAVLLFRHEDMRDISIRTFERSSSVIGIVLLSQERMEASKRRDVSEFLRSLISPRQGEPALTRDDADRLGLDLSRPLTVMLVESDRPKPLSLARRARGTLALPGLVLDEVDGVLALVCAAEQATAVRQAVGEFARRELGDAYRGVLSRPVRGTAEIPALYASLRRALSIVARLGMGGRIVEQHEIALYSVLFETQDRASLNAFLASTVGPLIEQDRQRGTELAATLLAYLDQQQNATTIASMLGIHVNTVRQRLASAEALIGTWRDGSRALEIHVALRLWHIGVGADQRPDGLSFPSGPAA
- a CDS encoding EamA family transporter, producing the protein MPPRDLALAFVVILAWGMNFVVIKVGLNGIPPMLLGGLRFLLAAVPAIFFVKRPAIPLRWLAAYGATISLGQFAFLFTAMAVGMPAGLASVVLQAQAFFTVALSALLLHERFRAHNAAGLIVAACGLALIGEQGGAGMTLMGFTLTLCAALMWGLGNIATKKAGKADMLGLVVWGSLIPPIPFFLLSWWLEGPDRIHAALVSVHGSSVFAVIYLSFIATLVGYGLWAWLMSRHPAAQVAPFSLLIPVIGLAAAAGLLGEIPTPPQIGGALLVMAGLVINTFGGRRRAARADRPA
- a CDS encoding CoA transferase, with protein sequence MPTLSPLAEEACRAISALSAPHQTLDADPATRLRFHGAAPAFDTPHKLTLAAASAIGVYALGVEQWWRMARGQHQTIGIDWMQAACSLNPGHFQTQSGYSLPALSLLTELKADFYRTVDGRWFFPIGSYPHLRDGVLDLLQCANTAEALGAAIGRREAAELEEAFAQRKLPGIHARSRQEWLAHPQGAMLANLPVIQVEKIADSEPEPAGATALPTDTRALQGLRVLDLGHVIAGPVVARSLAEHGADVLRVTSPMMQDPFRQTVDTNIGKRSAFLDLDRAVDLQRTRGLIAGADVVVQSWRPGSMARRGLGAEEAAHIRPGVIYVSVSCFGDTGPWGNRGGFEQLGQAISGVSVAEGGGGRPRIVPTYLLNDYLTGYLGAAGVMMALIRRAREGGSYHVKVSLARTSMWVQELGLDPAFDAAKPRRHFAEALTPVLETRQSAYGPLEQLPPVARFSRTPAGWTLPPAPNGAHAPEWLAA
- a CDS encoding LysR family transcriptional regulator, which produces MLNARLLRQFIAVAEELHYGRAAQRVGIAQSPLSQAIQRLEVYVGTPLFLRNKRSVALTPAGRVFLEEAHQWLQYERIAVERAQHAAGGEIGQLSIGFIGSAGYGFMPELIGRFRSLYPQVRLRVVEMTTRDQLDQLKGRSLDVGLLRTPLPQEGAMIHTRLHQYDRLMAAVPLHHPLAGRKRIALRELAQDSFVAFSRDKVPAAHAQLISACATAGFHPRIEQECAQVASVVCLVAAGLSVALIPSNLASLIHPKVRYIPLSDKTESLRQEISLAWRRDDDNPALACFLDAARPLSMARG